Proteins from a genomic interval of Deltaproteobacteria bacterium:
- a CDS encoding N-acetyltransferase family protein codes for MEFVINKMNRGDWEQVRAIYIEGIATGHATFEAEAPEWEKWDSAHLAEPRSVARVGSSIAGWAALSRVSPRSVYSGVAEVSIYVGAKYRGQGIGDALLAALVDASEKKGIWTLQAGIFPENISSINLHKKHGFRELGRREKVGKMTFGKLTGIWRDVVLLERRSRIAGCS; via the coding sequence ATGGAATTTGTAATCAACAAAATGAATCGTGGCGACTGGGAGCAAGTACGGGCTATTTACATTGAAGGGATTGCCACGGGGCACGCGACCTTCGAGGCCGAAGCCCCGGAATGGGAGAAATGGGATTCAGCCCATCTGGCGGAGCCTCGATCAGTAGCCCGGGTCGGAAGCAGCATCGCCGGATGGGCCGCCTTGAGTCGGGTTTCGCCCCGTTCCGTCTATTCCGGAGTGGCGGAAGTGAGTATCTATGTGGGAGCGAAATACCGCGGACAGGGAATCGGCGATGCCTTGCTGGCCGCTCTTGTTGATGCTTCCGAGAAGAAGGGGATTTGGACGTTACAAGCGGGTATCTTTCCGGAAAACATTTCCAGTATAAACTTGCACAAGAAGCACGGATTCAGGGAACTGGGGCGAAGGGAAAAAGTCGGAAAGATGACCTTCGGAAAACTCACGGGGATTTGGCGAGACGTCGTTTTATTGGAACGCCGCAGTAGGATTGCCGGATGTTCTTAG